Proteins from a genomic interval of Kozakia baliensis:
- a CDS encoding DotD/TraH family lipoprotein (Members of this family include DotD of type IVB secretion systems and TraH of plasmid conjugative plasmid systems, both lipoproteins.) translates to MKPFLLTAPALFLALAACSGHVPDPGPVDTSGMPSPELALQRAVASTTSDLRELGTMRAPQPVSVSAEAQTPDDVNRKLWFAWNGPLDGAVKKLGKAIGYTVTIFGSSHPIKVTTNSVAPALDILRSLGEQAGTGAAVQVDTLHHQIAVVYNA, encoded by the coding sequence ATGAAGCCATTCTTGCTCACCGCACCTGCCCTCTTTCTGGCCTTGGCAGCGTGCTCCGGACACGTTCCCGACCCCGGTCCGGTCGACACCAGCGGCATGCCGAGCCCGGAACTTGCGCTGCAACGCGCAGTCGCGTCCACGACGTCGGATTTGCGCGAGCTCGGCACAATGCGGGCCCCCCAACCTGTCTCGGTTTCTGCGGAGGCTCAAACGCCTGACGACGTGAACCGCAAACTCTGGTTTGCCTGGAACGGTCCGCTCGATGGCGCCGTCAAGAAACTGGGCAAGGCGATCGGCTACACGGTGACGATCTTCGGCAGCAGCCACCCGATCAAAGTGACGACCAACAGCGTGGCCCCGGCGCTCGACATTCTGCGCTCGCTCGGCGAGCAGGCAGGCACGGGCGCTGCCGTTCAGGTCGACACGCTCCATCATCAGATCGCGGTGGTGTACAATGCATAA